From the Lathyrus oleraceus cultivar Zhongwan6 chromosome 4, CAAS_Psat_ZW6_1.0, whole genome shotgun sequence genome, one window contains:
- the LOC127073477 gene encoding actin-related protein 2/3 complex subunit 3, with translation MVYHSSFVDDEGVDRACGCPLLPLKSHIKGPAPVSDQDRTDIVDEAITFFRANVFFRNFDIKSPADKLLIYLTFYINVALKRLEGCRTLAEGTKAIINLGLENVPVPGEAGFPFPGLFVIPQSNKEAELFRNYLKQIREETSGRLLSVAYRPNGTPNKWWLAFAKRKFMNVITR, from the exons ATG GTTTATCACTCTAGTTTTGTGGATGATGAAGGAGTGGACAGAGCCTGTGGATGCCCTCTTCTTCCATTAAAAAGCCACATTAAGGGTCCCGCTCCTGTTTCCGATCAAG ATAGAACTGATATTGTGGATGAAGCGATCACATTCTTCAGAGCCAATGTGTTCTTCAGAAACTTTGACATCAAGAGTCCTGCCGATAAGCTTCTAATATACTTGACTTTTTACATTAATGTTGCTCTCAAGAGGCTTGAAGGTTGTAGAACTTTGGCGGAAGGAACCAAAGCGATTATTAACTTGGGTCTTGAAAATGTTCCTGTACCTGGAGAGGCTGGTTTTCCTTTTCCAGGTCTTTTTGTCATTCCTCAATCAAATAAAGAAGCAG AATTGTTCAGAAATTATTTGAAGCAGATAAGGGAAGAAACAAGCGGGAGATTACTGAGTGTTGCATACAGACCTAATGGCACTCCAAATAAATGGTGGTTGGCATTTGCAAAAAGGAAATTTATGAATGTAATCACCCGTTGA
- the LOC127073478 gene encoding phosphopantothenoylcysteine decarboxylase subunit VHS3, with protein MAVSTEFHLPRLSVVDFPSLLQAMAADTLLAAAQSLALIGYLLANFTSLVSPNLTAMDSRIPLEHLLGRKPAYLKNSSDTEDDDDDDDDEDVQDEDDDGEDEDVSGDEGEEEGDPEDDPEANGAGGSDNDDDGDDDGDDGDEEDEEDGEDEDEEDEDEEDDDTPQQPPTKKRK; from the exons aTGGCAGTTTCAACGGAATTTCACCTTCCACGTCTCTCCGTCGTCGACTTTCCCTCTCTTCTCCAAGCTATGGCAGCCGACACTCTTCTTGCCGCTGCTCAATCTCTCGCTCTC ATTGGATATCTGCTGGCTAATTTCACCAGTTTAGTGTCTCCAAACTTGACCGCAATGGATTCAAG GATTCCTTTAGAACACCTTTTAGGTAGGAAACCTGCATATTTGAAAAAcagcagtgatacagaggatgACGACGATGACGACGATGACGAGGATGTACAAGATGAGGACGACGATGGAGAAGACGAAGACGTCTCAGGTGACGAAGGCGAAGAAGAAGGGGATCCTGAGGATGATCCTGAGGCTAATGGTGCAGGAGGAAGTGACAATGACGACGATGGTGACGACGATGGCGACGATGgtgacgaagaagatgaagaagatggcgaagatgaagatgaagaggatgAAGACGAGGAAGATGATGATACACCCCAGCAGCCACCAACTAAGAAGAGGAAGTGA